One genomic segment of Caldimonas brevitalea includes these proteins:
- a CDS encoding CBS domain-containing protein produces MQQISEVMTRNVRVVSPDDSLQSAAQVMDELNVGAVPVCNGERLVGMITDRDITVRAVAAGLSADGTHVSEVMTDQVRWCFEDQPIDEVMQQMSDVQIRRVPVVDRDNRLVGIVSLGDLATKHSDDVDETLQKISSPSEPDRSTTPSSGGSLPH; encoded by the coding sequence ATGCAACAGATCTCAGAAGTGATGACACGCAATGTGCGTGTCGTCTCCCCCGACGACTCGCTGCAGTCCGCGGCCCAGGTGATGGACGAACTGAACGTCGGCGCCGTGCCAGTGTGCAATGGCGAGCGCCTGGTCGGCATGATCACCGACCGCGACATCACCGTGCGCGCCGTCGCCGCCGGGCTCTCGGCCGACGGAACGCATGTCAGCGAGGTCATGACCGATCAGGTACGCTGGTGCTTCGAAGACCAGCCCATCGATGAAGTGATGCAACAGATGAGCGACGTGCAGATCCGCCGCGTACCGGTGGTCGACCGTGACAACCGCCTGGTGGGCATCGTGTCGCTCGGCGACCTTGCCACCAAACACTCGGACGATGTCGACGAGACGCTGCAGAAGATTTCGTCGCCGTCGGAGCCGGACCGCTCCACCACACCGTCGTCGGGCGGGTCCTTGCCGCACTGA
- a CDS encoding four-helix bundle copper-binding protein — translation MQQCLALGGDHVEQAHLSLLMNCADLCQATANFMLSASTLHSEVCALCAKVCGAAAQSCKQLGDLQDCEEACRRCGESCGHVAGTRSPHEHSDDRLPATGVLGGPPRQGSYG, via the coding sequence ATGCAGCAGTGTCTCGCCCTCGGCGGCGACCATGTGGAGCAAGCCCATCTGAGCCTGCTGATGAATTGCGCCGACCTGTGCCAGGCGACTGCCAACTTCATGTTGAGCGCCTCGACGCTGCACAGCGAGGTGTGCGCGCTGTGCGCCAAGGTGTGCGGCGCGGCGGCCCAGAGCTGCAAGCAGCTGGGCGACCTGCAGGATTGCGAGGAGGCGTGCCGCCGCTGCGGCGAAAGCTGCGGCCATGTGGCCGGCACCCGCTCGCCGCACGAACACAGCGATGACCGGCTGCCCGCCACCGGCGTGCTCGGGGGCCCGCCGCGGCAGGGCAGCTACGGCTGA
- a CDS encoding S8 family serine peptidase yields MPSTSHPFSRYLLLPTAGFVVHRDYTSAATEELLRRLQPSQTESVLEAFGGLPLRVVASASTDGTKVVEMSDDVAALLQAQAPGLRVVPEQRYYPARAPRLQALEKPSGQGDEAPAPRTFRVVTGGPQGQPLSDCMVVVLTNPNTGTGAEGTTDAQGEVQLRLPASVKQAPLVAAYPLHGGWPREWRNVTLEEVTTLELTALQLDFADARRRLYGEPSVDHGAGVKVAVIDTGVGPHGDLPVALGRNTTLVEPVDQWHDEEGHGTHVAGVIAARGNLLGEAPQVVLHAYRVFESGVSGASNASIREAIRQAVLDGCDIINMSLGGGGSDVAISEAIQFARLSGAVCVVAAGNDGGPVSFPANDPLSLAVSALGVQGAWPEGAPQERHVTQPLGRHDTFVARFSNRGMQVRLAAPGVGIVSTIFDDRYGVMDGTSMASPVAAGVLARALASARELQAAPRDAKRSEAILRLASERAEDLGFPATLQGRGLARS; encoded by the coding sequence ATGCCATCCACCTCGCACCCCTTTTCGCGTTATCTGTTGTTGCCGACCGCGGGCTTCGTCGTGCACCGCGACTACACCTCCGCCGCCACCGAGGAGTTGCTGCGACGGCTGCAGCCGTCGCAGACCGAAAGCGTCTTGGAGGCCTTCGGCGGGTTGCCGTTGCGCGTCGTCGCCTCGGCATCGACCGACGGCACCAAGGTGGTGGAGATGAGCGACGACGTTGCGGCGCTGCTGCAAGCCCAGGCTCCAGGCCTGCGGGTGGTGCCCGAGCAGCGTTACTACCCGGCCCGCGCGCCCCGGCTGCAAGCGCTGGAAAAGCCGAGCGGGCAGGGCGACGAAGCCCCGGCGCCGCGCACCTTCCGGGTGGTCACGGGCGGACCGCAGGGCCAGCCGCTGTCGGACTGCATGGTGGTCGTGCTGACCAACCCGAACACCGGCACCGGCGCCGAAGGCACGACCGACGCGCAGGGCGAGGTGCAACTGCGCCTGCCCGCGTCGGTGAAGCAGGCGCCGCTGGTGGCCGCCTATCCCTTGCATGGCGGCTGGCCGCGCGAATGGCGCAACGTGACGCTGGAGGAGGTGACGACGCTCGAACTCACTGCCTTGCAGCTCGATTTCGCCGATGCCCGGCGGCGCCTCTACGGTGAACCGTCGGTGGACCACGGTGCCGGCGTCAAGGTGGCGGTGATCGACACCGGGGTCGGCCCGCACGGTGACCTGCCGGTGGCACTGGGGCGCAATACCACCCTGGTCGAGCCGGTCGACCAATGGCATGACGAAGAGGGCCACGGCACCCACGTCGCCGGGGTGATCGCCGCGCGCGGCAACCTGCTGGGCGAGGCGCCGCAGGTGGTGCTGCACGCCTACCGGGTTTTCGAAAGCGGCGTCAGCGGCGCGTCGAACGCGTCGATCCGCGAGGCCATCCGGCAAGCGGTGCTCGACGGCTGCGACATCATCAACATGAGCCTGGGAGGGGGCGGCAGCGACGTGGCGATCTCGGAAGCGATCCAGTTCGCACGCCTGAGCGGTGCGGTGTGCGTGGTGGCCGCCGGCAACGACGGCGGCCCGGTGAGCTTTCCGGCCAACGACCCGCTGTCACTGGCGGTTTCCGCATTGGGCGTTCAAGGCGCCTGGCCGGAAGGTGCACCGCAGGAGCGCCACGTGACGCAGCCGCTGGGACGCCATGACACCTTTGTCGCGCGCTTCTCGAACCGCGGCATGCAGGTGCGCCTGGCAGCGCCAGGCGTCGGCATCGTCTCGACCATCTTCGACGACCGCTATGGCGTGATGGACGGCACCTCGATGGCAAGCCCGGTGGCCGCGGGCGTGCTGGCCCGTGCACTGGCCAGCGCGCGCGAGCTGCAGGCGGCGCCACGCGACGCCAAACGCTCGGAGGCCATCTTGCGGCTGGCGTCCGAAAGGGCCGAAGACCTGGGCTTCCCGGCCACCTTGCAGGGCAGGGGTCTGGCGAGAAGCTAG
- the egtD gene encoding L-histidine N(alpha)-methyltransferase — protein MEHELQRPHPSTPSAAASMSAPSPAADRPPQWIRIGAVEDPFQRAAELQRGLLERPAHISPKYFYDAQGCALYSAICELVEYYPTRTETAIFERHRDAIARRLPREVQWVDLGCGDGAKSWPWLTSVQARRWVGVDISPEWLSISFTAGARRFPDVEFTGVATDFTRPLDLHAVLEQRPEWPRVFFYPGSSIGNFTPSQALVLLRSVRAHLGRDGRLLIGVDGVKDKAVLEAAYDDAIGVTAAFNRNVLRVVNRELDADFDPRRYTHRACFDGRHSRIEMQLVAQQAHTVHLGGQRRHFEAGEAIVTEYSYKYTRESFSALLQEAGYSHAQHWSDERGWFHVFVAAP, from the coding sequence ATGGAACACGAGCTGCAGCGACCCCACCCCTCTACTCCGTCCGCCGCCGCGTCGATGTCGGCGCCTTCGCCTGCCGCTGACCGACCGCCGCAATGGATCCGGATCGGCGCGGTCGAGGACCCGTTCCAGCGTGCGGCCGAACTTCAGCGCGGCTTGCTGGAACGCCCCGCCCACATCTCCCCCAAGTACTTCTACGACGCGCAGGGCTGCGCGCTGTACAGCGCCATTTGCGAACTGGTCGAGTACTACCCCACCCGGACCGAGACCGCCATCTTCGAGCGCCATCGAGACGCCATCGCGCGCCGGCTGCCGCGCGAGGTGCAATGGGTCGACCTCGGGTGCGGCGACGGTGCCAAGTCATGGCCGTGGCTGACCTCGGTGCAGGCGCGCCGCTGGGTCGGTGTGGACATCTCGCCCGAGTGGCTGTCGATCTCGTTCACCGCCGGTGCCCGGCGCTTCCCGGACGTCGAATTCACCGGCGTGGCGACCGACTTCACCCGGCCGCTGGACCTGCACGCCGTGCTCGAGCAGCGCCCCGAGTGGCCGCGGGTGTTTTTCTATCCCGGCTCGTCGATCGGCAATTTCACGCCGTCGCAGGCCCTGGTGCTGCTGCGCTCGGTGCGCGCGCACCTCGGACGGGACGGGCGCTTGTTGATCGGCGTCGACGGCGTGAAGGACAAGGCGGTGCTCGAGGCGGCGTACGACGACGCCATCGGCGTGACGGCGGCCTTCAACCGCAACGTGCTGCGGGTGGTCAACCGCGAGTTGGACGCCGATTTCGACCCGCGCCGCTACACCCACCGCGCCTGTTTCGACGGCCGCCACAGCCGCATCGAGATGCAGTTGGTGGCCCAGCAGGCGCACACGGTGCACCTGGGCGGCCAGCGCCGGCACTTCGAGGCCGGCGAAGCCATCGTCACCGAATACTCCTACAAGTACACCCGCGAAAGCTTCTCGGCCTTGCTGCAGGAAGCCGGCTACTCGCACGCCCAGCACTGGAGCGACGAGCGCGGATGGTTCCATGTGTTCGTCGCTGCCCCCTGA